The proteins below come from a single Pseudomonas chlororaphis genomic window:
- a CDS encoding acyl-homoserine lactone acylase subunit beta, whose translation MASPASISFIPRLGVAAAVASVLGLSGCQSWNTQDTVPPTSGVQPLKGLAQNVSIRRNAMGMPLIESNSFHDALFSLGYVHASDRIGQMVTLRLLAQGRLAEMSGAERLDVDRYMRAVNLKKNADELYKASSPRLKRFFEVYSRGVNAYLFRYRDKLPADLAATGYKPEYWKPEDSALMFCLLNFSQSANLPEEIASLVLAQTVSHDKLAWLSPSYPDEPLPLAEADKLQGIRLNGQVPGLGEISQASSQLAAMNLLGAASSSNWAIAPQRSRSGKSLLASDSHGPLGVPALWSPVQIRAPKYQAAGLSVAGIPMILAGFNGKVAWSMSSVLGDNQDLFLEKIRRQGNGLSYEVNGKWQPATVRNETYFIKGQRSIREAVYETRHGPLLNSAQGPALANGFGLALQTPSFTDDKTLDAFFDLSRAQSAEKASDASREIRAMAANLVFADASHIGWQVTGRYPNRREGEGLLPSPGWDGRYDWDGYADPMLHPYDQDPAQGWLGTANQRVIPHGYGMQLSNSWAAPERGERLAELAGAGKHDARSLSAMQYDQTTPFAAKLKKVFEAPGMALPLKQAIDALPVADRAKAREAYTRLMAFDGRLSPTSADAAIYELFLQESMKQIFLDELGPDSSPAWKALIANGQLSYAAQADHLLGREDSPFWDDVRTPQKEDKALILARSLAAAISAGDSQLGGAHQAWQWGKLHNYAWKNSSGQVVRGPVAAGGDATTLNTAAFAWGQDFNTAVAPAMRLIVDFGQPEPLMVQDGAGQSGNPASPNYLNGIDPWIKGQYQNLPLQPQNFDRAYGKTRLTLVPGK comes from the coding sequence ATGGCCTCGCCAGCCTCTATTTCCTTCATCCCCCGGCTCGGCGTTGCCGCCGCAGTGGCCAGTGTGCTCGGTTTGAGCGGATGCCAGTCCTGGAACACCCAGGACACTGTCCCGCCCACCTCCGGGGTGCAGCCGCTCAAGGGGCTGGCACAGAATGTTTCGATTCGGCGCAATGCCATGGGCATGCCGCTGATCGAGAGCAACAGCTTCCACGACGCGCTGTTCTCCCTCGGCTACGTCCACGCCAGCGACCGCATCGGTCAGATGGTGACCCTGCGCCTGCTGGCCCAGGGTCGCCTGGCGGAGATGTCCGGTGCCGAGCGGCTGGACGTCGACCGCTACATGCGTGCCGTCAACCTGAAGAAAAACGCCGATGAGCTGTACAAGGCCTCGTCGCCGCGGCTCAAGCGCTTCTTCGAAGTCTATTCCCGGGGCGTCAACGCCTACCTGTTCCGCTACCGCGACAAGTTGCCGGCGGACCTGGCGGCCACTGGCTACAAACCCGAATACTGGAAGCCGGAAGATTCGGCGTTGATGTTCTGCCTGCTGAACTTCAGCCAGTCGGCCAACCTGCCGGAAGAGATCGCCAGCCTGGTGCTGGCCCAGACGGTCAGCCACGACAAGCTCGCCTGGCTGAGCCCGTCCTACCCGGACGAGCCGTTGCCCCTGGCCGAGGCCGACAAACTCCAGGGCATCCGCCTCAATGGCCAGGTGCCAGGCCTCGGCGAGATCAGCCAGGCCAGCAGCCAGTTGGCCGCGATGAACCTGCTGGGCGCTGCGTCGTCGAGCAACTGGGCCATCGCCCCGCAACGCAGCCGCAGCGGCAAGAGCCTGCTGGCCAGCGACAGCCATGGGCCGTTGGGCGTGCCGGCGCTGTGGAGCCCGGTACAGATCCGCGCGCCCAAGTACCAGGCAGCCGGGCTGTCGGTGGCGGGCATTCCGATGATCCTGGCCGGTTTCAACGGCAAGGTGGCCTGGAGCATGAGCAGCGTGCTGGGGGACAACCAGGACTTGTTCCTGGAAAAAATCCGACGCCAAGGCAACGGTCTGTCCTACGAGGTCAACGGCAAATGGCAGCCGGCGACCGTGCGCAACGAAACCTACTTCATCAAAGGCCAGCGATCGATTCGTGAAGCCGTCTACGAGACCCGGCATGGCCCGCTGCTCAACAGCGCCCAAGGCCCGGCCCTGGCCAATGGCTTTGGCCTGGCCTTGCAGACGCCGAGCTTCACCGACGACAAGACCCTGGACGCGTTCTTCGACCTGTCCCGGGCGCAGAGCGCCGAGAAAGCCTCCGATGCCAGCCGGGAAATCCGGGCCATGGCCGCGAACCTGGTCTTCGCCGACGCCAGCCATATCGGCTGGCAAGTCACCGGGCGTTATCCGAACCGCCGCGAAGGTGAAGGCCTGCTGCCGTCGCCAGGCTGGGACGGGCGCTACGACTGGGACGGCTACGCCGACCCGATGCTACACCCCTACGACCAGGACCCGGCCCAAGGCTGGCTGGGCACCGCCAACCAGCGGGTCATCCCCCATGGCTATGGCATGCAGTTGTCCAACTCCTGGGCCGCGCCGGAACGTGGCGAGCGCCTGGCCGAGCTGGCCGGCGCGGGCAAGCACGACGCCCGTAGCCTGAGCGCCATGCAGTATGACCAGACCACCCCGTTTGCGGCCAAACTCAAGAAAGTCTTCGAAGCCCCCGGCATGGCCCTGCCGCTCAAGCAGGCGATCGACGCCCTGCCGGTGGCCGACCGGGCCAAGGCCCGCGAAGCCTACACCCGCCTGATGGCGTTCGATGGCCGCCTCAGCCCGACGTCCGCTGACGCTGCGATCTATGAGCTGTTCCTGCAGGAAAGCATGAAGCAGATCTTCCTCGACGAACTGGGCCCGGACAGCAGCCCGGCGTGGAAAGCGCTGATTGCCAACGGCCAACTGTCCTACGCCGCCCAGGCCGATCATCTGCTGGGGCGCGAGGACAGTCCGTTCTGGGACGACGTGCGCACACCGCAGAAAGAAGACAAGGCGCTCATCCTCGCCCGCAGCCTGGCGGCGGCCATCAGCGCCGGTGACAGCCAACTGGGCGGTGCTCACCAGGCCTGGCAATGGGGCAAGTTGCACAACTACGCCTGGAAAAACAGCAGCGGCCAGGTCGTACGTGGCCCGGTAGCGGCAGGCGGCGATGCCACCACGCTCAACACCGCGGCGTTCGCCTGGGGACAGGACTTCAACACCGCCGTGGCCCCAGCCATGCGGCTGATCGTGGACTTCGGCCAACCTGAACCGTTGATGGTCCAGGACGGCGCCGGTCAATCCGGCAACCCGGCGAGCCCGAACTACCTCAATGGCATCGACCCGTGGATCAAGGGCCAGTACCAGAACCTGCCGCTGCAACCGCAGAACTTCGACCGGGCGTACGGCAAGACGCGGTTGACCTTGGTGCCGGGCAAATAG
- a CDS encoding zinc chelation protein SecC codes for MTQQPHVHGPDCNHDHDHHHDHDHGHVHGPNCGHAHQEPVRNALKDVGRNDPCPCGNGKKFKKCHGA; via the coding sequence ATGACCCAGCAACCCCATGTCCACGGCCCTGATTGCAACCACGATCACGACCATCATCACGATCATGACCACGGCCACGTCCACGGCCCGAACTGCGGCCACGCTCACCAGGAGCCGGTGCGCAACGCCCTGAAGGACGTCGGTCGCAACGACCCGTGCCCGTGCGGCAATGGCAAGAAGTTCAAGAAGTGCCACGGGGCTTGA
- a CDS encoding exonuclease, translated as MDLVIARPEGLYCPPGDFYIDPWRPVERSVITHAHGDHARGGNQHYLAAAPGEGILRSRLGQDINLHTLPYGERLVHHGVTLSFHPAGHVLGSAQVRLEHRGEVWVASGDYKVEPDGTCAPFEPVKCHTFITESTFGLPIYRWQPQAQIFDEINQWWRANIAAGRASVLFCYSFGKAQRILHGIDASLGPILAHGAVEPLNRVYREAGVHLPPTLYAGDVKKNDPLMGQALVIAPPSAGGSTWMRRFGDYSDAFASGWMRLRGTRRRRGVDRGFVLSDHADWPGLLWAIEQTGAERVMVTHGSVGVLVRHLREQGLDAQGFTTEYGDDEEDVASTADADEDAS; from the coding sequence ATGGATCTTGTCATTGCTCGCCCTGAAGGACTGTATTGCCCGCCCGGGGATTTCTACATCGACCCCTGGCGTCCAGTGGAACGCTCGGTCATCACCCACGCCCATGGCGACCACGCCCGCGGCGGCAACCAGCACTACCTGGCCGCGGCCCCCGGCGAAGGCATCCTGCGTTCGCGGTTGGGCCAGGACATCAACCTGCACACCCTGCCCTATGGCGAACGCCTGGTGCATCACGGCGTGACCCTGAGCTTTCATCCCGCCGGCCATGTGTTGGGGTCGGCCCAGGTGCGGCTGGAACACCGGGGCGAAGTCTGGGTCGCCTCAGGGGACTACAAGGTCGAACCCGACGGCACCTGCGCGCCGTTCGAACCGGTGAAATGCCACACCTTCATCACCGAGTCGACCTTCGGCCTGCCCATTTATCGCTGGCAACCCCAGGCGCAGATCTTCGACGAGATCAACCAGTGGTGGCGAGCCAACATTGCCGCGGGGCGCGCCAGCGTGCTGTTCTGCTATTCCTTCGGCAAGGCCCAGCGAATTCTCCACGGCATCGATGCGAGCCTCGGGCCGATCCTCGCCCATGGCGCGGTGGAACCGTTGAACCGCGTCTACCGCGAGGCCGGCGTCCACCTGCCGCCGACCCTCTATGCCGGCGACGTGAAAAAGAACGATCCACTCATGGGCCAGGCGCTGGTCATCGCCCCGCCGTCGGCCGGCGGCAGTACCTGGATGCGCCGTTTTGGCGACTATAGCGATGCCTTCGCCAGCGGCTGGATGCGCCTGCGCGGCACCCGCCGGCGGCGCGGCGTCGACCGCGGCTTCGTGCTCTCCGACCACGCCGACTGGCCAGGCCTGCTCTGGGCCATCGAGCAGACCGGCGCCGAACGGGTCATGGTGACGCACGGCTCGGTGGGCGTACTGGTTCGTCATCTGCGCGAGCAAGGTCTCGACGCCCAGGGCTTCACCACGGAATACGGCGACGACGAGGAAGACGTGGCCAGCACCGCCGACGCCGACGAGGACGCGTCATGA
- a CDS encoding lipoprotein — protein sequence MTQTTHLLRITCLLLFIGLGGCASWRGEQAPEPQVHLAKVEVVRARLLEQKFTLHFRVDNPGDSDLTVRGLTYRIHLGDLLLTEGEHEHWFTVAPRHSAYFKVPIRTNLWPQVRDVVKLLQKPREQIPYRLEGELETGLFIAHYVHLERNGVIIAADLIAE from the coding sequence ATGACCCAGACAACGCACCTGCTACGCATCACTTGCCTGTTGTTGTTCATCGGGCTTGGCGGCTGTGCGTCCTGGCGAGGTGAACAGGCGCCCGAACCCCAGGTGCACCTGGCCAAGGTCGAGGTGGTGCGGGCGCGGCTGCTGGAGCAGAAGTTCACTTTGCACTTTCGCGTCGACAACCCCGGCGACAGCGACCTGACCGTGCGCGGCCTGACTTACCGGATCCATCTGGGCGACCTGTTGCTGACCGAAGGCGAGCATGAGCACTGGTTCACCGTAGCACCCAGGCACAGTGCCTATTTCAAGGTGCCGATCCGCACCAATCTGTGGCCCCAGGTACGAGACGTGGTGAAACTGCTTCAAAAACCCCGGGAACAGATCCCCTACCGGCTGGAGGGCGAGCTGGAAACCGGCTTATTCATCGCCCACTACGTGCACCTGGAACGCAATGGCGTGATAATCGCCGCCGATTTAATTGCGGAGTAA
- a CDS encoding membrane protein, whose protein sequence is MSIVRTALPLVLLTSVLTGCAGLQKTDWPICAATGGVVGAGLGAIESSSWIGPGALVAGTVAGAWCWAHGDGDEDGDGVPDSRDKCPGTPKGVQVDADGCPPPAPAPVVEAPVVVKEETIVIRDVHFEFNKATLTPTDKEVLSTVATRLKQETSTTQLRVTGHTDSVGSDAYNQRLSEKRANSVVQYLVEQGVPRASFVSVSGAGESQPVADNKTADGRALNRRTEIRINR, encoded by the coding sequence ATGAGCATAGTTCGGACAGCGTTACCCCTGGTTCTGCTAACCAGTGTGTTGACTGGTTGCGCAGGTTTGCAGAAAACCGACTGGCCGATCTGTGCGGCCACCGGTGGCGTCGTCGGCGCGGGGTTGGGCGCCATCGAAAGCAGTTCCTGGATCGGCCCAGGCGCACTGGTGGCCGGTACCGTGGCGGGCGCCTGGTGCTGGGCCCATGGCGACGGCGACGAAGATGGCGACGGCGTGCCGGACAGCCGCGACAAGTGCCCGGGCACGCCGAAGGGCGTGCAAGTTGACGCCGATGGCTGCCCGCCACCTGCACCGGCGCCGGTGGTCGAAGCCCCCGTGGTGGTCAAGGAAGAAACCATCGTGATCCGCGACGTGCACTTTGAATTCAACAAGGCCACGCTGACCCCGACCGACAAAGAGGTCCTGAGCACCGTTGCGACCCGGTTGAAGCAGGAAACGTCCACGACGCAACTGCGGGTCACCGGCCACACCGACAGCGTCGGCAGCGATGCGTATAACCAACGGTTGTCGGAGAAACGGGCCAATTCGGTGGTGCAATACCTGGTCGAGCAGGGCGTGCCGCGCGCCAGTTTCGTTTCGGTGTCCGGTGCCGGGGAAAGCCAACCGGTGGCCGACAACAAAACCGCCGACGGACGTGCGCTGAACCGCCGGACCGAAATCAGGATAAACCGCTGA
- a CDS encoding ATP-dependent DNA ligase (catalyzes the ATP-dependent formation of a phosphodiester at the site of a single strand break in duplex DNA) — MKAFAELYADLDATTSSNAKLAAMQDYFAKASPQDAAWAVYFLSGGRPRQLVPVKVLRELAVQVSGLSAWLFEESYQAVGDLAETISLVMPESPHLSDEGLASWIERKLLPLRGETPEVLAQRLPALWAQLDRPSLMLCIKLITGSFRVGVSKLLVTRALAGLAGLDSKRVAQRLVGYTDLAHRPTAAAYLKLIAAESADEHAQRGGQPYPFFLAHALSAPVEQFDALLGPASDWQVEWKWDGIRAQVVKRDGHLWVWSRGEELVTERFPELHSLAQALPDGTVIDGEIVVWKTSEPLTEDAFDPQAPLSASVQPFALLQQRIGRKTLGKKILDDAPVVVMAYDLLEWQGEDWRSRPQAERRERLEALLARAHSTVLLPSPLVTGQDWPDLARQREASRRLGVEGMMLKARDALYGVGRTKDMGVWWKWKIDPFSVDAVLIYAQRGHGRRASLYSDYTFAVWDNPPGSRDRTLVPFAKAYSGLTDAEMRQVDSIVRKTTLEKYGPVSSVTPTLVFELGFEGIALSKRHKSGIAVRFPRMLRWRKDKPVEEADTLATLQDLLK, encoded by the coding sequence ATGAAAGCCTTTGCCGAGCTGTATGCCGACCTGGACGCCACCACCTCCAGCAATGCCAAGCTGGCGGCCATGCAGGACTACTTCGCCAAGGCCTCACCCCAGGACGCGGCCTGGGCCGTGTACTTCCTGTCCGGCGGACGCCCGCGGCAGTTGGTCCCGGTCAAGGTCCTGCGGGAGTTGGCGGTGCAGGTCTCGGGGTTGTCCGCCTGGCTGTTCGAGGAAAGCTACCAGGCCGTGGGCGACCTGGCCGAAACCATCTCGTTGGTCATGCCGGAGTCGCCCCACCTTTCCGACGAAGGCCTGGCCTCGTGGATCGAACGCAAACTGCTGCCATTGCGCGGCGAAACCCCGGAGGTGCTGGCGCAACGCTTGCCGGCGTTGTGGGCGCAACTGGACCGACCGAGCCTGATGCTGTGCATCAAGCTCATCACCGGCAGCTTTCGCGTCGGCGTGTCCAAGCTGTTGGTCACCCGCGCCCTGGCCGGCTTGGCCGGGCTGGACAGCAAGCGGGTGGCCCAGCGCCTGGTGGGCTACACCGATCTGGCCCACCGCCCGACCGCCGCGGCTTACCTCAAGCTGATCGCCGCCGAATCCGCCGATGAACATGCCCAGCGCGGCGGCCAGCCTTATCCGTTCTTCCTGGCCCACGCGTTGTCTGCACCGGTGGAGCAATTCGACGCCCTGCTGGGCCCGGCCAGTGACTGGCAAGTGGAATGGAAGTGGGACGGTATCCGCGCCCAGGTGGTCAAGCGCGATGGCCATCTGTGGGTCTGGTCCCGGGGCGAAGAACTGGTGACCGAGCGTTTTCCCGAATTGCATTCATTGGCCCAGGCTTTGCCTGATGGCACGGTGATCGACGGGGAAATCGTCGTCTGGAAAACCTCGGAGCCGCTGACCGAGGATGCCTTCGATCCGCAGGCGCCGCTGTCCGCCTCGGTGCAACCGTTCGCCCTGTTGCAGCAACGCATCGGCCGCAAGACCCTGGGCAAGAAAATCCTCGACGACGCGCCGGTGGTGGTGATGGCCTACGACCTGCTGGAGTGGCAGGGCGAGGACTGGCGCAGTCGCCCCCAGGCCGAACGCCGCGAGCGCCTGGAAGCATTGCTGGCGCGGGCCCATAGCACGGTCCTGCTGCCTTCGCCCCTGGTCACCGGCCAGGATTGGCCCGACCTTGCCCGGCAGCGGGAAGCATCCCGCCGGCTGGGCGTCGAAGGCATGATGCTCAAGGCACGCGATGCGCTGTACGGCGTCGGCCGCACCAAGGACATGGGGGTGTGGTGGAAGTGGAAGATCGACCCGTTCAGTGTCGATGCGGTGCTGATCTACGCCCAGCGCGGCCACGGTCGACGCGCCAGCCTCTACAGCGACTACACCTTCGCGGTCTGGGACAACCCGCCAGGCAGTCGCGACCGCACCCTCGTGCCGTTCGCCAAGGCCTATTCAGGCTTGACCGACGCTGAAATGCGCCAGGTCGACAGCATTGTGCGCAAGACCACCCTGGAAAAATACGGTCCGGTGAGCAGCGTCACGCCGACCCTGGTGTTCGAGCTGGGCTTCGAAGGCATTGCCCTGTCCAAGCGCCACAAAAGTGGAATCGCGGTCCGGTTCCCCAGAATGCTGCGTTGGCGCAAGGACAAGCCTGTCGAGGAAGCGGACACACTGGCAACGCTGCAGGATTTGTTGAAGTAA
- a CDS encoding isochorismatase, translating to MELRNNAALILIDQQKGILHPRLGPRNNPEAELRMLELLGFWRASARPVVHVHHLSRSPDSVFWPGQSGVEVQQRFEPLAGEWVIHKDVPDAFCATHLEADLRRAGVEQLVIVGVATNNSVESTARTAGNLGFDTWVAEDACFTFDKPDYFGNPRSAGEVHGMSLGNLHGEYATVVSVQRILDAG from the coding sequence ATGGAACTACGCAACAACGCAGCCTTGATCCTCATCGATCAACAAAAAGGCATCCTCCATCCCAGGCTCGGGCCTCGCAACAACCCCGAGGCTGAGTTGCGCATGCTGGAACTGCTGGGGTTCTGGCGAGCGTCGGCGCGGCCGGTGGTGCACGTTCATCATCTGTCCCGTTCGCCGGACTCGGTGTTCTGGCCGGGGCAATCGGGCGTGGAGGTGCAGCAGCGCTTCGAGCCATTGGCGGGGGAGTGGGTGATCCACAAGGATGTGCCGGACGCTTTCTGCGCCACTCACCTGGAGGCGGATCTGCGTCGGGCGGGTGTCGAGCAACTGGTCATCGTGGGGGTGGCGACGAACAATTCGGTGGAGTCCACGGCGCGCACGGCCGGCAATCTGGGGTTCGACACCTGGGTGGCCGAAGACGCCTGCTTCACTTTCGACAAGCCCGATTATTTCGGCAACCCGCGCTCGGCCGGCGAGGTGCATGGCATGTCCCTGGGCAACCTGCATGGCGAGTATGCGACGGTGGTCAGTGTGCAGCGGATTCTGGACGCAGGCTGA